One Vigna unguiculata cultivar IT97K-499-35 chromosome 7, ASM411807v1, whole genome shotgun sequence genomic region harbors:
- the LOC114189715 gene encoding putative mediator of RNA polymerase II transcription subunit 26, with product MEPNGLGAGMFSGLVGVENALPPQQQQNPHHLQNHPQMAVPYASLHDTDPHHQHHNQSMKQGYPQYSSVKTKQQQQQSAAVSDDDDDTSDPKKKVSLWQRMKWTATMVRLLIMAVYCIGDEGGSEGTDKKKSSGMLQKKGKWKSVSRAMMEKGFYVSPQQCEDKFNDLNKRYKRVNDILGKGTACRVVENQSLLETMELSPKMKEEVKKLLNSKHLFFREMCAYHNSCGHGNNNAPQQGETGGELSQSQAQVHQQQPQPQQQQQQQQPPQQQQQQRCFHSSEVGNLGGLRMLKVGNGEENDEDSDSDDDESEDDSDEEEDDSGEGGSRGDVGHGHEDMEDENDGRSMRKRARKVRGVGVSEVMMQLSAEVSGVFQDGGRSGWEKKQWMRNRILQLEEQQLSYQSQSYELEKQRLKWARFSSKKEREMERAKLENERRRLQNERMILLIRQKELELMSFQHQQLHHQQQQQHSST from the coding sequence ATGGAACCCAATGGGCTAGGCGCGGGAATGTTTTCTGGGTTGGTGGGAGTGGAGAACGCTTTGCCACCGCAGCAACAGCAAAACCCTCACCATTTGCAAAACCACCCCCAGATGGCTGTTCCCTATGCCTCACTCCACGACACTGATCCACATCATCAGCACCATAATCAATCGATGAAGCAAGGGTACCCTCAATATTCTTCGGTCAAGACCaagcagcagcagcaacaaAGTGCTGCCGTCAGTGACGATGATGATGACACCTCGGACCCCAAGAAGAAGGTGTCGCTGTGGCAGAGAATGAAGTGGACTGCCACCATGGTGAGGCTTTTGATAATGGCGGTTTATTGCATTGGTGATGAGGGTGGCTCGGAAGGGACCGATAAGAAGAAATCCTCGGGAATGTTGCAGAAGAAAGGGAAGTGGAAGTCGGTGTCAAGGGCTATGATGGAGAAAGGGTTTTATGTTTCTCCTCAACAGTGTGAGGACAAGTTCAATGACTTGAACAAGAGGTATAAGAGGGTGAATGATATTCTGGGGAAGGGAACTGCTTGCAGGGTTGTGGAGAATCAGAGTTTGTTGGAGACGATGGAGTTGTCACCAAAGATGAAAGAGGAGGTTAAGAAGTTGCTCAATTCCAAACATTTGTTCTTCAGGGAAATGTGTGCTTACCATAATAGTTGTGGCCATGGGAACAACAATGCTCCACAGCAAGGAGAGACCGGGGGTGAGTTGTCTCAGTCTCAGGCTCAAGTACATCAACAGCAACCTCAGccgcagcagcagcagcaacaacaacaaccacctcagcaacagcaacaacaacgtTGTTTTCATTCATCAGAGGTGGGGAATTTGGGGGGTTTGAGGATGTTGAAAGTGGGAAATGGGGAAGAGAATGATGAGGATTCGGATTCGGATGATGATGAGTCTGAGGATGATTCGGATGAGGAGGAAGATGATTCAGGAGAAGGTGGTTCAAGGGGTGATGTGGGGCATGGACATGAAGATATGGAGGATGAAAATGATGGAAGGTCAATGAGGAAGAGGGCAAGGAAAGTGAGGGGAGTTGGTGTGTCAGAAGTGATGATGCAGCTGAGTGCTGAGGTGAGTGGTGTGTTCCAAGATGGAGGTAGGAGTGGTTGGGAGAAGAAGCAATGGATGAGGAACAGGATTCTGCAGTTGGAGGAACAGCAATTGAGCTATCAGAGTCAATCATATGAGTTGGAGAAACAAAGGTTGAAATGGGCAAGGTTTAGCAGCAAGAAGGAGAGGGAAATGGAGAGAGCCAAACTTGAAAATGAACGAAGGAGGCTTCAGAATGAGAGAATGATTTTGCTCATTCGACAGAAGGAGCTTGAGCTCATGAGTTTTCAACACCAACAACTgcatcatcaacaacaacaacaacattctTCTACTTAG
- the LOC114191953 gene encoding pyruvate kinase 1, cytosolic, whose translation MPSSHLLLEEPIRMVSILEPSKPSFFPAMTKIVGTLGPKSRSVETISNCLKAGMSVARFDFSWHDPEYHQETLENLKVAIKSTKKLCAVMLDTVGAEMQVVNKSEKAISLEANGQVVLTPDAGQEASSEILPINFDGLAKAVKKGDTIFIGQYLFTGSETTSVWLEVSEVKGQDVVCIIKNTATLAGSLFTLHASQIHIDLPTLTEKDKEVISTWGVKNKIDFLSLSYTRHAEDVRQAREFLSKLGDISQTQIFAKIENVEGLTHFDEILQEADGIILSRGNLGIDLPPEKVFLFQKSALYKCNMAGKPAVLTRVVDSMTDNLRPTRAEATDVANAVLDGSDAILLGAETLRGLYPVETISTVGRICSEAEKVFNQDLYFKKTVKYVGEPMSHLESIASSAVRAAIKVKASVIICFTSSGRAARLIAKYRPTMPVLSVVIPRLKTNQLRWSFSGAFEARQSLIVRGLFPMLADPRHPAESTSATNESILKVALDHGKALGVIKSHDRVVVCQKLGDASVVKIIELED comes from the exons ATGCCTTCCAGTCACTTGCTTCTCGAGGAACCCATTAGGATGGTCTCCATCCTTGAGCCATCCAAGCCT AGTTTTTTCCCCGCAATGACAAAGATTGTTGGTACTCTGGGTCCTAAATCTAGATCCGTTGAAACTATTTCTAATTGTCTCAAAGCTGGCATGTCTG TGGCTCGATTTGACTTTTCGTGGCATGACCCTGAGTATCATCAGGAGACTTTGGAAAATTTGAAGGTTGCTATCAAGAGTACCAAGAAGCTCTGTGCT GTTATGCTGGACACAGTGGGTGCAGAGATGCAAGTTGTTAACAAAAGTGAGAAAGCTATCTCTCTCGAGGCAAATGGTCAGGTTGTTCTAACTCCTGATGCCGGACAAGAAGCTTCTTCTGAAATACTGCCAATCAATTTTGATGGGCTGGCTAAG GCTGTGAAGAAGGGAGACACCATTTTTATTGGTCAATACTTGTTCACAGGAAGTGAAACTACTTCTGTATGGCTGGAG GTATCCGAGGTCAAAGGGCAAGATGTTGTTTGCATTATAAAGAATACGGCTACCTTGGCTGGGTCACTGTTCACTTTGCATGCCTCTCAAATTCATATTGATTTGCCTACTCTCACTGAGAAAGACAAGGAG gTTATAAGCACCTGGGgagttaaaaacaaaattgattttctgTCATTGTCATATACTCGACACGCTGAAGATGTTCGCCAG GCACGTGAATTCCTTTCAAAGTTAGGTGATATCAGTCAGACTCAAATTTTTGCAAAGATTGAAAATGTTGAG GGATTGACCCATTTTGATGAGATTCTACAAGAAGCTGATGGAATTATCCTTTCCCGTGGAAATTTGGGTATTGATCTTCCACCAGAGAAG gtgtttttatttcaaaaatctgCCCTTTATAAGTGTAATATGGCTGGGAAGCCTGCTGTGCTTACGCGTGTTGTGGATAGCATGACCGACAACTTGAGACCAACCCGTGCTGAAGCCACTGATGTTGCCAATGCTGTTTTAGATG GAAGTGATGCTATACTTCTGGGTGCTGAGACTTTACGTGGATTGTACCCTGTTGAGACTATTTCTACTGTCGGCAGAATTTGTTCCGAG GCTGAGAAAGTTTTCAATCAAGACCTTTATTTTAAGAAGACTGTCAAGTATGTTGGAGAACCCATGTCCCACCTGGAATCTATTGCATCCTCTGCG GTACGAGCTGCAATTAAAGTGAAGGCATctgttattatttgttttacttCATCTGGAAGGGCTGCGAG ATTGATCGCTAAATATAGGCCGACGATGCCAGTTCTATCAGTCGTGATACCTCGACTAAAGACGAATCAGCTACGGTGGAGCTTTAGTGGAGCTTTTGAG GCAAGACAATCACTTATTGTGAGGGGTCTCTTTCCTATGCTAGCAGATCCTCGACATCCA GCTGAGTCAACAAGTGCAACAAATGAGTCTATACTTAAGGTTGCCCTTGATCATGGAAAAGCATTGGGAGTAATAAAGTCACACGACAGGGTAGTTGTTTGCCAGAAACTTGGTGATGCATCTGTGGTTAAGATTATTGAGCTTGAAGATTAA